One window of Solwaraspora sp. WMMA2056 genomic DNA carries:
- a CDS encoding sugar ABC transporter permease, with protein MAIHTPIDTVRTPVPGGSPPGTGAARRLRRRNTLAGWSFILPNFIGFAALTLVPVVAALALAFMEWNSYSSPEWVGLDNFRRMVGSETFWTALYNTTYYAVGHIPLTLVAALGFAVLLNRAMRGVRFFRTALFFPYITALVAVAVVWNMLFNPDAGPVNQLLRAIGIDNPPGWTTSTTWAMPAVIITSVWRDMGYYMVLYLAGLQTIPPELYEAARTDGASAWQRFRHITVPSLRPTTFFVLIMLTISSFKVFDLIQVMTEGGPGRATLVLSQLIFREGITQGRFGYSSAIAMVLFVIVLVITVVQFRLQRRGEQ; from the coding sequence ATGGCGATCCACACTCCGATCGACACCGTACGCACCCCGGTGCCCGGCGGTTCGCCGCCGGGCACCGGGGCGGCCCGTCGGCTGCGCCGACGCAACACCCTGGCCGGCTGGAGCTTCATCCTGCCGAACTTCATCGGATTCGCCGCGCTCACCCTGGTGCCGGTGGTCGCCGCCCTGGCGCTGGCCTTCATGGAGTGGAACTCCTACAGCAGCCCCGAATGGGTCGGGCTGGACAACTTCCGCCGCATGGTGGGCAGCGAGACGTTCTGGACCGCGCTGTACAACACCACCTACTACGCGGTCGGGCACATCCCGTTGACCCTGGTCGCCGCGCTCGGCTTCGCCGTACTGCTCAACCGGGCGATGCGCGGCGTCCGGTTCTTCCGTACCGCGTTGTTCTTCCCCTACATCACCGCCCTGGTCGCGGTGGCCGTGGTGTGGAACATGCTGTTCAACCCCGACGCCGGGCCGGTCAACCAGCTGCTGCGGGCGATCGGCATCGACAACCCACCCGGCTGGACCACCTCGACGACCTGGGCGATGCCGGCGGTCATCATCACCAGCGTCTGGCGGGACATGGGCTACTACATGGTGCTCTACCTGGCCGGGCTGCAGACCATCCCGCCCGAGCTGTACGAGGCGGCCCGCACCGACGGGGCCTCGGCCTGGCAGCGGTTCCGGCACATCACCGTGCCGTCGCTGCGGCCCACCACCTTCTTCGTCCTGATCATGTTGACCATCTCCAGCTTCAAGGTGTTCGACCTGATCCAGGTGATGACCGAGGGCGGTCCGGGCCGCGCCACCCTGGTGCTGTCCCAGTTGATCTTCCGCGAGGGCATCACCCAGGGCCGGTTCGGCTACTCGTCGGCGATCGCCATGGTGCTGTTCGTCATCGTCCTGGTGATCACCGTGGTCCAGTTCCGGCTGCAGCGAAGGGGTGAACAATGA
- a CDS encoding YesL family protein, whose translation MSAAGVRQPLRPSLAARVNVGADTWSVIWSLVHRVLVVNLGLAITNLPLLVALAVVAQPWRYPVFFGLLTVGVGPAVAAAFGYLRQAEDDDRAPVREYFRAYRRNFAAATRRWSVATALVAVLVTDIVWLHDAGAAAVLVPLLVVTAVVVLAATVLLLALVELAPGLGVRAAVRTAIWSAVRRTPLSLLSLVVLLAALLSVNQAPLLALSTLPGCALLVVWVNSRAALSDALQ comes from the coding sequence GTGAGCGCGGCCGGGGTGCGCCAACCGCTGCGGCCGTCGCTGGCCGCGCGGGTCAACGTCGGCGCGGACACCTGGTCGGTCATCTGGTCGCTGGTGCACCGGGTGCTGGTGGTCAACCTCGGGCTGGCCATCACCAACCTGCCGCTGCTGGTCGCGCTCGCCGTCGTCGCCCAACCGTGGCGCTACCCGGTCTTCTTCGGGCTGCTGACTGTCGGCGTCGGGCCGGCGGTCGCCGCCGCGTTCGGCTACCTGCGGCAGGCCGAGGACGACGACCGGGCACCGGTACGTGAGTACTTCCGCGCGTACCGGCGGAACTTCGCCGCAGCGACGCGGCGCTGGTCGGTGGCGACGGCGCTGGTGGCGGTCCTGGTGACCGACATCGTCTGGCTGCACGACGCCGGTGCTGCGGCGGTGCTCGTACCGCTGCTGGTCGTCACCGCCGTCGTGGTTCTGGCCGCGACGGTCCTGCTGCTGGCCCTGGTCGAGCTGGCCCCGGGCCTGGGCGTGCGCGCGGCCGTCCGGACCGCGATCTGGTCGGCGGTACGGCGGACACCGTTGAGCCTGCTCAGCCTGGTCGTGCTGCTGGCCGCCCTGCTGTCGGTCAACCAGGCGCCGCTGCTGGCACTGTCAACACTGCCCGGCTGCGCGCTGCTGGTCGTCTGGGTCAACAGCCGCGCCGCACTGTCCGATGCCCTGCAGTAG
- a CDS encoding hydroxyacid dehydrogenase gives MQPSPQALVVMDRDSYRAHFDGPRLQRLGQLVDLAEPVWVDELDSPSARARLATVEVLLTSWGAPRLTSDRLAAAPALRAVFHAAGSVRSLVSDEVWHRGIRVSTAADANAVPVAEYTLAAIIFAGKKVPFIAADPDRAYRGWSHHHGHGDLSNYRRTIGVVGFSRIGRRVVDLIGCLDTARCLVADPYADPAEVAAAGATLVDLPEMLPHSEILTLHAPELPSTYRMIGAAELALLPDHATVINTARGSLVDPAALAAECRSGRLYAILDVTDPEPLPADAALRAAPNVMVSPHLAGSLGTEIRRLTDHTLDELARWTTAQPLHAEVTAEAFTLHA, from the coding sequence GTGCAGCCCTCGCCGCAGGCCCTCGTCGTGATGGACCGGGACTCCTACCGGGCCCACTTCGACGGGCCCCGCCTGCAGCGGCTCGGCCAGCTCGTCGACCTCGCCGAGCCGGTCTGGGTCGACGAACTCGACTCGCCGTCGGCGCGAGCCCGGCTGGCGACCGTCGAGGTCCTGCTGACCTCGTGGGGGGCACCCCGGTTGACCTCCGACCGACTCGCCGCCGCGCCGGCGCTGCGGGCGGTCTTCCACGCCGCCGGCAGCGTCCGGTCACTGGTCAGCGACGAGGTGTGGCACCGGGGCATCCGGGTCAGCACCGCAGCCGACGCCAACGCCGTCCCGGTGGCCGAGTACACCCTCGCGGCGATCATCTTCGCCGGCAAGAAGGTGCCGTTCATCGCGGCCGACCCCGACCGGGCGTACCGCGGCTGGAGCCACCACCACGGCCACGGCGACCTGTCCAACTACCGCCGCACCATCGGAGTGGTCGGTTTCTCCCGGATCGGCCGGCGGGTGGTGGACCTGATCGGCTGCCTCGACACCGCCCGCTGCCTGGTCGCCGACCCGTACGCCGACCCGGCCGAGGTCGCCGCCGCCGGCGCGACCCTGGTCGACCTGCCCGAGATGCTGCCGCACAGCGAGATCCTCACCCTGCACGCGCCGGAGCTGCCCAGCACGTACCGCATGATCGGCGCGGCCGAACTCGCGCTGCTGCCCGACCACGCCACGGTGATCAACACGGCCCGGGGGAGCCTGGTCGACCCGGCGGCGCTCGCCGCCGAATGCCGATCCGGCCGGCTGTACGCGATCCTCGACGTCACCGACCCCGAGCCGCTGCCCGCCGACGCCGCCCTGCGGGCGGCCCCGAACGTCATGGTCAGCCCGCACCTGGCCGGATCGCTCGGTACGGAGATCCGCCGTCTCACCGACCACACCCTCGACGAACTCGCCCGGTGGACCACCGCCCAACCGCTGCACGCCGAGGTCACCGCCGAGGCGTTCACGCTGCACGCCTGA
- a CDS encoding TIM barrel protein, with product MPATSPKIHSGMCSVTLRQESALAVLDVAARAGLHRIEWGADVHVPPGEVRAAADVRDAGRDRGVTVASYGSYHRVGADPAEDFPAVLASAVALGAPRVRIWAGDLGSAQASADQRRAVVTATQAAARRAADVGVTLAFEYHSGTLTDTAASTLRLLTEVDHPAVRTYWQPPLDLPDAAAVADLRQVLPWVDAVHVFSWWPRYERLPLTARDRLWSEVFAVLRAAGRDFDALLEFVVDDDPDRVATETASLAQLIADRHGG from the coding sequence GTGCCGGCGACGAGCCCGAAGATCCACAGTGGCATGTGTTCGGTCACCCTGCGGCAGGAGTCGGCGCTCGCCGTACTCGATGTCGCCGCCCGCGCCGGCCTGCACCGCATCGAGTGGGGAGCCGACGTCCACGTACCGCCGGGGGAGGTCCGGGCCGCCGCCGACGTGCGCGACGCCGGCCGGGACCGGGGTGTCACGGTCGCCTCGTACGGCTCCTACCACCGGGTCGGTGCCGACCCGGCCGAGGACTTCCCGGCCGTACTCGCCAGCGCGGTCGCGCTCGGCGCCCCCCGTGTCCGGATCTGGGCCGGTGACCTCGGCTCGGCGCAGGCCAGCGCCGACCAGCGCCGCGCGGTCGTGACCGCCACCCAGGCGGCTGCGCGGCGGGCCGCCGACGTTGGCGTCACCCTGGCCTTCGAGTACCACTCGGGCACGTTGACCGACACGGCCGCGTCGACGCTGCGGCTGCTCACCGAGGTCGATCATCCGGCGGTACGCACGTACTGGCAGCCGCCGCTCGACCTGCCCGACGCCGCCGCCGTCGCCGACCTGCGCCAGGTGCTGCCCTGGGTCGACGCGGTGCACGTCTTCTCCTGGTGGCCGCGCTACGAGCGGCTGCCGTTGACCGCCCGTGACCGGCTCTGGTCCGAGGTCTTCGCGGTGCTGCGCGCCGCCGGTCGCGACTTTGACGCCTTGTTGGAGTTCGTGGTCGACGACGACCCGGACCGGGTCGCCACCGAGACGGCGTCGCTGGCCCAGCTGATCGCAGACCGTCATGGCGGCTGA
- a CDS encoding carbohydrate ABC transporter permease, whose product MSLTLLRRAVGQILLTVLGLAVLVPFAWMLVSSVKLDSQVLTVPIQWIPQEFHFDNYLRIWDRIPLGTYLYNSMFLSVTITFLQVLTGSFAAYGFAKISFPGRDVLFLAYIATIAVPWQAYMVPQYIIMERLGLVNTHLSLILLQAFGAFGVFLMRQYYLTIPDELTEAARIDGLSEYGIWARIVLPLSKPALASLALLTFVNTWNDYMGPFIYLTSNDLWTVQIGLRTFIGLYEAEYAMIMTGSVLSILPILVVFLLGQRYFVQGIATSGLK is encoded by the coding sequence ATGAGCCTCACGCTGCTGCGGCGGGCCGTCGGGCAGATCCTGCTCACCGTCCTCGGCCTGGCCGTCCTGGTGCCGTTCGCCTGGATGCTGGTCTCCTCGGTCAAACTGGACTCGCAGGTGCTGACGGTGCCGATCCAGTGGATCCCGCAGGAGTTCCACTTCGACAACTACCTGCGCATCTGGGACCGGATCCCGCTCGGCACCTACCTGTACAACTCGATGTTCCTCAGCGTCACCATCACGTTCCTGCAGGTGCTGACCGGCAGCTTCGCCGCGTACGGCTTCGCGAAGATCAGTTTCCCGGGCCGCGACGTGCTGTTCCTCGCCTACATCGCCACGATCGCCGTGCCGTGGCAGGCGTACATGGTGCCGCAGTACATCATCATGGAACGGCTCGGCCTGGTGAACACCCACCTGTCGCTGATCCTGCTGCAGGCGTTCGGCGCATTCGGCGTGTTCCTGATGCGCCAGTACTACCTGACCATCCCCGACGAGCTGACCGAGGCCGCCCGCATCGACGGGCTCAGCGAGTACGGCATCTGGGCGCGGATCGTGCTGCCGTTGTCCAAGCCAGCGCTGGCCAGCCTGGCGCTGCTCACCTTCGTCAACACCTGGAACGACTACATGGGACCGTTCATCTACCTGACCAGCAACGACCTCTGGACCGTACAGATCGGGCTACGGACCTTCATCGGCCTCTACGAAGCCGAGTACGCCATGATCATGACCGGCTCGGTGCTGTCGATCCTGCCGATCCTGGTCGTCTTCCTGCTCGGGCAGCGCTACTTTGTGCAGGGCATCGCCACGAGTGGGTTGAAGTGA
- a CDS encoding heparinase II/III family protein, producing the protein MAAEPGPAAAATAEPGPLARRWAALEPGLRAAALGRARQAIGVTTGTGRAAWPYADDLTVRAVVAAAEADRGTAWPRLLLSDYARYWRDGVRTAYEQPAGELRRRTATAALAAALHGQPYLDEAADGLLQLCEQSTWCWAAHERFATEAGQVVPDTDRPFLDLGAAETVAVLAWADLILGAALDDLVPGLRQRIRRETRVRVVEPFLGSREWHWLGLDGHLHNWNPWIHGHLLAAALFLVDDPPTRDRVVDLVVDGLDRYLGSLPADGGCDEGYAYWWNGPARLAETLDLLDRVLDGQLAPWRWPPLPQLARYPHRMALGDGWYVNVGDGPARPSAAQPWQVLHRWGRATGDQQVVAHAASHRVPGEPAVTVDAGLGRAVLGLTDPQWTTPPPAVPPLASLPPAASPLPATTWLPDLQLLVSRERAGSPRGLAVAVKGGHNDENHNHNDVGSYLVALDGTPVLVDLGQPTYTAISFTDRRYEQWVTRSEWHNLPVVGGHGQAPGRTFRASSVVVDTDADADALRLDLAAAYPPEAGCRSWRRQVRLDRLLSTVAVTERWRVDDPADLRLHHVVAGAPLTHSAGRLAVRALNGAVAVLGWDPRLGTGELQRQPVDDPLLRESWGDAVHRLVLTLPARPSGSVTVTISGGSA; encoded by the coding sequence ATGGCGGCTGAACCAGGGCCGGCGGCAGCGGCAACGGCCGAGCCGGGGCCGCTCGCCCGCCGATGGGCGGCGCTGGAACCGGGCCTGCGGGCGGCGGCGCTCGGCAGGGCGCGGCAGGCGATCGGGGTCACCACCGGCACCGGCCGGGCGGCCTGGCCGTACGCCGACGACCTGACGGTGCGGGCCGTCGTGGCCGCCGCCGAGGCCGACCGGGGCACCGCCTGGCCCCGGCTGCTGCTGTCGGACTATGCCCGCTACTGGCGCGACGGGGTCCGCACCGCGTACGAGCAGCCCGCCGGTGAGCTGCGGCGGCGTACCGCCACGGCGGCGCTGGCCGCCGCGCTGCACGGCCAGCCCTACCTCGACGAGGCCGCCGACGGGCTGCTGCAGCTGTGTGAGCAGAGCACCTGGTGCTGGGCCGCGCACGAACGGTTCGCCACCGAGGCCGGCCAGGTGGTGCCCGACACCGACCGGCCGTTCCTGGACCTCGGCGCGGCCGAGACGGTGGCCGTACTGGCCTGGGCCGACCTGATCCTCGGCGCGGCGCTCGATGACCTGGTGCCGGGGCTGCGCCAGCGGATCCGCCGGGAGACCCGGGTACGGGTGGTCGAGCCGTTCCTGGGCAGTCGTGAATGGCACTGGCTCGGCCTGGACGGGCACCTGCACAACTGGAACCCGTGGATCCACGGCCACCTGCTGGCCGCCGCGCTGTTCCTGGTCGACGATCCGCCGACCCGGGACCGGGTGGTGGATCTGGTCGTCGACGGACTCGACCGCTACCTCGGCTCGCTGCCCGCCGACGGCGGCTGCGACGAGGGGTACGCGTACTGGTGGAACGGCCCGGCCCGGCTGGCCGAGACCCTCGACCTGCTCGACCGGGTCCTCGACGGACAGTTGGCCCCGTGGCGGTGGCCGCCGCTGCCGCAGCTGGCCCGCTACCCGCACCGGATGGCTCTCGGTGACGGCTGGTACGTCAACGTCGGTGACGGGCCGGCCCGGCCGAGCGCCGCGCAGCCGTGGCAGGTGCTGCACCGGTGGGGTCGGGCCACCGGCGACCAGCAGGTCGTGGCGCACGCCGCCAGCCACCGGGTTCCGGGTGAACCCGCCGTGACGGTGGACGCCGGGCTGGGCCGGGCGGTGCTCGGCCTGACCGATCCGCAGTGGACGACCCCGCCGCCGGCCGTACCGCCGCTGGCCAGCCTGCCGCCGGCCGCGTCGCCGCTGCCCGCCACCACCTGGCTGCCCGACCTGCAGCTGCTGGTCAGCCGGGAGCGGGCCGGCAGCCCACGCGGGCTGGCCGTGGCGGTCAAGGGCGGGCACAACGACGAGAACCACAACCACAACGACGTCGGCTCGTACCTCGTCGCGCTCGACGGCACCCCGGTGCTGGTCGACCTCGGCCAGCCCACCTACACCGCGATCTCCTTCACCGACCGCCGCTACGAGCAGTGGGTCACCCGCAGCGAATGGCACAACCTGCCGGTCGTGGGCGGCCACGGGCAGGCCCCGGGCCGCACCTTCCGGGCCTCGTCGGTCGTCGTCGACACCGACGCCGACGCCGACGCGCTGCGGCTCGACCTGGCCGCCGCGTACCCGCCGGAGGCCGGCTGCCGGTCCTGGCGGCGGCAGGTACGGCTGGACCGCCTCCTGTCGACGGTCGCCGTCACCGAGCGGTGGCGGGTCGACGACCCCGCCGACCTGCGGCTGCACCACGTCGTCGCCGGTGCACCGCTGACCCACAGCGCCGGTCGGCTCGCCGTCCGGGCGCTCAACGGCGCGGTGGCCGTGCTGGGCTGGGATCCGCGGCTGGGCACCGGCGAACTGCAGCGGCAGCCGGTCGACGACCCACTGCTGCGCGAGAGCTGGGGCGACGCGGTGCACCGGCTGGTCCTCACCCTGCCAGCCCGCCCGAGCGGGTCCGTCACCGTGACCATTTCCGGAGGCTCCGCATGA
- a CDS encoding sugar ABC transporter substrate-binding protein: MNRRITAAAAAAALLLATAGCGGGDEPAVGSDGRQILTVALWNYDSTPEFAALIDGFEAAHPDIDVQPVDILADDYAEKVTTMLAGGDQTDVLTMKNVTDYSRYALRGQLASVADEAAALDESKYLGLQPFDIDGDYFALPYRQDFWVLYYNKAMLADTGADLTNLTWTEYADLAKQLTSGSGQDTVYGTYHHTWRSIIHSTAAAQSGGDLIGGEYGFLKDRYQMVLDLQAAGATMPWATASTQKVQYHTMFSTGQAAMLPMGTWYAARLIEEKKAGSIDVDWGIAPLPQVTEGGPVTTFGSPTAFAVNNKARNADAARTFVAWAAGPEGAAAIASIGVYPAYSDESITETYFGVEGMTNDEVAQAAFQPDEVMLEMPVSEKSSDVDVILTEEHELIMIGERELDAGLAEMGKRVTSEVD, encoded by the coding sequence ATGAACCGACGCATCACCGCAGCGGCAGCCGCCGCCGCCCTGCTTCTGGCCACCGCCGGCTGCGGCGGCGGCGACGAACCGGCCGTCGGCAGCGACGGCCGGCAGATCCTCACCGTCGCGCTGTGGAACTACGACAGCACCCCCGAGTTCGCCGCGCTGATCGACGGGTTCGAAGCCGCGCATCCGGACATCGACGTGCAGCCGGTGGACATCCTCGCCGACGACTACGCCGAGAAGGTCACCACCATGCTCGCCGGCGGTGACCAAACCGACGTACTCACCATGAAGAACGTCACCGACTACTCCCGGTACGCGCTGCGCGGCCAGTTGGCGTCGGTGGCCGACGAGGCCGCCGCCCTCGACGAGAGCAAGTACCTCGGCCTGCAGCCGTTCGACATCGACGGGGACTACTTCGCGCTGCCGTACCGGCAGGACTTCTGGGTCCTGTACTACAACAAGGCCATGCTGGCCGACACCGGCGCCGACCTGACCAACCTCACCTGGACCGAGTACGCCGACCTGGCCAAGCAGCTGACCAGCGGCAGCGGCCAGGACACCGTGTACGGCACCTACCACCACACCTGGCGCTCCATCATCCACTCGACGGCGGCGGCGCAGAGCGGCGGTGACCTGATCGGCGGCGAGTACGGGTTCCTCAAGGACCGCTACCAGATGGTGCTCGACCTGCAGGCCGCCGGTGCCACGATGCCCTGGGCGACCGCGTCGACGCAGAAGGTCCAGTACCACACGATGTTCTCCACCGGCCAGGCCGCGATGCTGCCGATGGGCACCTGGTACGCCGCCCGGCTGATCGAGGAGAAGAAGGCCGGCAGCATCGACGTCGACTGGGGCATCGCCCCGCTGCCGCAGGTCACCGAGGGCGGTCCGGTCACCACCTTCGGCTCGCCGACCGCGTTCGCGGTCAACAACAAGGCCCGCAACGCCGACGCCGCCCGGACCTTCGTGGCCTGGGCCGCCGGCCCCGAGGGCGCGGCCGCGATCGCCAGCATCGGCGTCTACCCGGCGTACTCCGACGAGTCGATCACCGAGACCTACTTCGGCGTCGAGGGCATGACCAACGACGAGGTCGCCCAGGCGGCGTTCCAGCCCGACGAGGTGATGCTGGAGATGCCGGTCAGCGAGAAGTCCTCCGACGTGGACGTCATCCTCACCGAGGAACACGAGCTGATCATGATCGGGGAGCGGGAGCTCGACGCCGGACTCGCCGAGATGGGCAAGCGGGTCACCTCCGAGGTCGACTGA
- a CDS encoding substrate-binding domain-containing protein, whose translation MPADRMFNLQRRERLLEELRRHGAVRVKDLAPLLGVSELTVRRDIAALAESHLLTKVHGGATLPTQLGPAPRRPRVAPTRFTIGMVVPSLDYYWPQIVTGARSAAASLGVHIQLRGSSYDLAEDRRQISRLIDAQQVQGLLLAPSLDGDGAAEMIRWIGDLPVPTILVERQTPRWTPTRQQLEWVRSDHALGLEIAVRHLHAHGHRRIGLVLSKGSPTSAHLAQGWELACADLGLPADLVIREAVALDAPGHRTIIGDVLRRCRREGVSALIVHGDPDAMSVAQYCAEQGLAIPDQLALVSYDDEVAHLAEPALTAVRPPKHQVGRVAVELMVARLVEGRRRPAQRVLITPDLVIRDSSTPRPAR comes from the coding sequence GTGCCGGCGGACCGGATGTTCAACCTGCAGCGACGCGAACGGCTGCTGGAGGAGTTGCGCCGCCACGGCGCGGTACGGGTCAAGGACCTGGCACCGCTGCTGGGCGTGAGCGAACTGACCGTACGGCGGGACATCGCCGCCCTGGCCGAGAGCCACCTGCTGACCAAGGTGCACGGCGGCGCGACCCTGCCCACCCAGTTGGGGCCCGCGCCACGACGCCCCCGGGTGGCACCGACCCGGTTCACCATCGGCATGGTCGTGCCGTCGCTGGACTACTACTGGCCGCAGATCGTCACCGGTGCCCGCAGCGCGGCCGCCTCCCTCGGCGTCCACATCCAGCTGCGCGGATCCAGCTACGACCTGGCCGAGGACCGCCGGCAGATCAGCCGGTTGATCGACGCACAGCAGGTGCAGGGGCTGCTGCTGGCGCCGAGCCTCGACGGCGACGGCGCCGCCGAGATGATCCGCTGGATCGGCGACCTGCCGGTGCCGACCATCCTGGTCGAACGGCAGACTCCCCGCTGGACACCGACCCGCCAGCAGCTCGAATGGGTCCGCAGCGACCACGCCCTCGGGCTGGAGATCGCCGTCCGTCACCTGCACGCCCACGGCCACCGCCGGATCGGGCTGGTGCTGTCCAAGGGCAGCCCCACCTCCGCACACCTCGCCCAGGGCTGGGAGCTGGCCTGCGCCGACCTCGGCCTCCCCGCCGACCTGGTGATCCGGGAGGCGGTGGCGTTGGACGCCCCCGGCCACCGCACGATCATCGGCGACGTACTGCGGCGCTGCCGACGCGAAGGGGTGAGCGCGCTGATCGTGCACGGCGACCCGGATGCCATGTCGGTGGCCCAGTACTGCGCCGAGCAGGGGCTGGCCATCCCCGACCAGCTTGCCCTGGTGTCGTACGACGACGAGGTGGCGCACCTGGCCGAGCCGGCGCTGACCGCCGTACGGCCGCCGAAGCACCAGGTGGGCCGGGTCGCCGTCGAGTTGATGGTCGCCCGGCTGGTGGAGGGCCGCCGCCGGCCGGCACAACGGGTGCTGATCACCCCCGACCTGGTGATCCGTGACTCGTCCACGCCCCGGCCGGCCCGCTGA
- a CDS encoding DUF2264 domain-containing protein: protein MITEDRRLSPYSGYTRAHWAAAADRMLLALRPYASPDHARIDLPGPASAYGPDSDSLEAFSRSFLLAAIRLRGEAGADPHGLADWYAAGLRAGTDPTAPTAWPRPDRLDQAKVEACSIALGLHLTRPWLWDRLDEATRQRTVDWLATVVGQPYPPINWVWFQIVVETFLRSVGGPWSAQDIESGLAVHESLYRADGWYSDGPERSYDHYVGWALHVYPLLWADQAGDGCPDDLRQLWRSRLSAYVDDALRLVGADGAPLMQGRSLSYRFAAAAPLWVAAMTGATEAPPGQLRRAASGMLRYFHGHGAPDRRGLLTLGWHHEWPAMAQSYSGPGSPYWAAKGMLGLALPADHPVWTATEEPLPVERADLLVAAPTPGWLIAGTRCDGVVRVVNHGTDHSVPGDERADSPLYARLGYSTATMPPLTGETVGDPSDNSVTLVDAGGRRGHRNGFVALDCRVVDGVGQAVSRAATRWVDTADDTGPDHGSGRAGPVRRGPVVTMASVVRGAIEVRLARLDSTDGIDDGTVLEFSGWPVADAVAPSARTGVDPPTCVVAGAAVTSRLVGLAGFTHALVRRERSTSPLGDHVAVPVLRTATPPTVGQVHVAAVLLTGVPTDTAGPLPAVTVTAGPDGDTVAVRWPDGHTSTLLLPAAPR from the coding sequence ATGATCACCGAGGACCGGCGGCTGTCGCCGTACAGCGGTTACACCCGCGCGCACTGGGCGGCGGCCGCCGACCGGATGCTGCTGGCGCTGCGCCCGTACGCCTCGCCCGACCACGCCCGGATCGACCTGCCCGGCCCGGCCAGCGCGTACGGACCGGACAGCGACTCGCTGGAGGCGTTCTCCCGGTCGTTCCTGCTGGCGGCGATCCGGCTGCGCGGTGAGGCCGGCGCCGACCCGCACGGGCTGGCCGACTGGTACGCCGCCGGGCTGCGCGCCGGCACCGATCCGACCGCGCCGACCGCCTGGCCGCGCCCGGACCGCCTCGACCAGGCCAAGGTCGAGGCCTGCTCGATCGCGCTCGGCCTGCACCTGACCCGGCCGTGGCTGTGGGACCGGCTCGACGAGGCGACCCGGCAACGCACCGTCGACTGGCTGGCGACCGTCGTCGGTCAGCCGTACCCGCCGATCAACTGGGTGTGGTTCCAGATCGTCGTGGAGACGTTTCTGCGTTCGGTCGGCGGCCCCTGGTCGGCGCAGGACATCGAGTCGGGGCTGGCGGTGCACGAGTCGCTGTACCGGGCCGACGGCTGGTACTCCGACGGCCCGGAACGGTCCTACGACCACTATGTCGGCTGGGCGTTGCACGTCTACCCGCTGCTCTGGGCGGATCAGGCCGGCGACGGATGCCCCGACGACCTGCGCCAGCTGTGGCGGTCACGGCTGTCGGCGTACGTCGACGACGCCCTGCGGCTGGTCGGCGCCGACGGTGCCCCGCTGATGCAGGGCCGCAGCCTCAGCTACCGGTTCGCCGCCGCCGCGCCGCTGTGGGTGGCGGCGATGACCGGTGCGACCGAGGCCCCGCCGGGGCAGTTGCGCCGGGCGGCCAGCGGGATGCTGCGGTACTTCCACGGGCACGGGGCACCGGACCGGCGGGGGCTGCTGACGCTGGGCTGGCATCACGAGTGGCCGGCGATGGCTCAGTCGTACTCCGGTCCCGGGTCGCCGTACTGGGCGGCGAAGGGGATGCTGGGGCTGGCCCTGCCGGCCGATCATCCGGTGTGGACGGCGACCGAGGAGCCGTTGCCGGTCGAGCGGGCGGATCTGCTGGTGGCGGCACCGACGCCGGGCTGGTTGATCGCCGGCACCCGCTGCGACGGTGTGGTCCGGGTGGTCAACCACGGCACCGACCACTCGGTGCCGGGTGACGAGCGGGCCGACTCGCCGCTGTACGCCCGGCTCGGCTACTCGACGGCGACGATGCCGCCGCTGACCGGCGAAACCGTCGGCGACCCGTCGGACAACTCGGTCACGCTCGTCGACGCAGGCGGCCGACGCGGCCACCGCAACGGGTTCGTGGCCCTCGACTGCCGGGTGGTCGACGGGGTCGGCCAGGCGGTCTCCCGGGCCGCGACGCGCTGGGTCGACACCGCCGACGACACCGGCCCGGACCACGGCTCCGGCCGCGCCGGACCGGTCCGCCGGGGCCCGGTGGTGACGATGGCCTCGGTGGTGCGCGGAGCGATCGAGGTACGGCTGGCCCGGCTCGACTCGACCGACGGCATCGACGACGGCACCGTGCTGGAGTTCAGCGGCTGGCCGGTGGCGGATGCCGTAGCGCCGTCGGCGCGCACCGGCGTCGACCCCCCGACGTGCGTCGTGGCCGGTGCCGCGGTCACGTCCCGGCTGGTCGGCCTGGCCGGCTTCACCCATGCACTGGTACGCCGGGAGCGGTCCACCTCGCCGTTGGGTGACCACGTGGCGGTGCCGGTGCTGCGGACCGCCACGCCGCCGACCGTCGGCCAGGTGCACGTCGCGGCGGTCCTGCTGACCGGCGTGCCGACGGACACTGCCGGCCCGCTGCCGGCCGTGACGGTGACCGCCGGCCCCGACGGGGACACCGTCGCCGTCCGCTGGCCCGACGGGCACACCTCGACCCTGTTGCTGCCGGCCGCCCCCCGCTGA